Proteins from a single region of Bacteroidota bacterium:
- a CDS encoding TonB-dependent receptor family protein — protein sequence MNTNQRLKFATLFFFLILSSLFSTAQTVKVQGYIWDMQTGIELPYATVSANQHGSGDFTGVVSDLNGFFVLQLQPGTYKISISFTGYKTYVKDNLIITSTDTTVNLGKITLKSDAQVLEGAKIEGEKETMKLEVDKKVFDVQNNPMTTGGTAVDVLNQIPTIDVDMNGTISLRGSSDVQIYINGKPTSFGGADKQAILQQIPAANIERVELINNPSAKYDAEGTSGIINIILKSSDSKGWNASVTGGYGTFNRYNGSATFSYGKNKIKLSTTYGYRNNTSISTGNSERLNLLLDTTYYLMQNNSSTRGDLSNTWNGNIDYDINKRTTLSFSWLGSISARKNPETVNYSFEDKALAPLYAYSRLGSDLSNSRNGEIGFSINHSFDKAKKHTLLFLANMSGSANKNNSQYRQDENGIYRQFQNTKTNTANILPLAQLDYTRPIGDKKMFESGLKFSMRKIDNDFYADTLNYNAETYDVDRSLTNNFIYSEIINAAYVNYSQEFTWFKVKAGVRAEQSIINGDQKVGNLTFARKYINLFPSLFLTKEITKGQDFQLSYSRRINRPWIHALNPFAEQSDPYNLRKGNPYLNPELIDAYEATYFITKKGDFISGTAYYRQVNDVFQRFRMVDDRGVATMTTTNLDVSRNIGLEGIVRKKIKDFSATLNLNLFRNQVSGNLMNSAASAINYSWFSKLLTTYKINKNIDVQASYFFRGKVTTVQGTMKPMHNLDLGFKMDIMKKRGTIAVNFTDVFNTRQFSIISNGSNFESESTWKWQSRVLTVNFTYKFGTLKNDFESKKTKRRMDDGGGDDMDF from the coding sequence ATGAATACGAATCAAAGGTTAAAATTTGCAACTCTTTTCTTTTTCTTAATACTGTCATCTTTATTTTCAACAGCCCAGACTGTCAAGGTTCAAGGCTATATCTGGGATATGCAGACAGGTATTGAGCTACCCTATGCGACAGTTAGTGCCAATCAGCACGGTTCAGGTGACTTTACGGGTGTAGTGTCCGATTTGAATGGATTTTTTGTTTTGCAGTTGCAACCAGGCACTTACAAAATTTCTATCTCCTTTACCGGCTATAAAACGTATGTAAAAGATAACTTGATAATCACCTCTACAGATACAACAGTAAATTTGGGTAAAATTACGTTGAAGTCGGATGCACAGGTTCTTGAAGGAGCTAAGATTGAGGGTGAGAAAGAAACAATGAAACTGGAAGTTGACAAAAAGGTTTTTGATGTGCAAAATAACCCTATGACAACCGGTGGAACAGCAGTGGATGTGTTGAACCAAATCCCTACAATTGATGTGGATATGAACGGCACAATATCTTTGCGTGGCTCATCCGATGTGCAGATATATATTAATGGCAAACCCACTAGTTTTGGAGGTGCAGACAAACAAGCTATTTTACAGCAAATACCTGCTGCCAATATTGAACGTGTAGAGCTTATTAATAATCCATCGGCAAAATATGATGCAGAAGGAACCTCGGGTATCATCAATATTATTTTGAAATCCTCTGATTCCAAAGGTTGGAATGCAAGTGTTACCGGAGGCTATGGTACTTTTAACAGGTATAATGGCTCGGCTACTTTCTCTTATGGAAAAAATAAGATTAAACTTAGTACCACATACGGATACAGAAATAACACCAGTATTTCTACCGGTAATTCCGAAAGATTGAATTTGTTGCTTGATACTACTTATTATTTAATGCAAAATAACTCTTCAACCAGAGGAGATTTGAGTAATACATGGAATGGAAACATTGATTATGATATCAACAAAAGAACTACATTGTCCTTTAGCTGGCTTGGAAGTATTAGTGCAAGAAAAAATCCCGAGACGGTTAATTATTCTTTTGAAGACAAGGCTTTGGCACCTTTGTATGCATATTCTCGATTGGGCAGTGATTTGAGTAACAGCAGAAATGGAGAAATAGGCTTCTCAATTAATCATAGTTTTGATAAAGCTAAAAAACATACACTCCTTTTCCTTGCAAATATGTCCGGTTCCGCGAATAAAAATAATTCACAATACCGACAAGACGAAAACGGAATTTACAGACAATTTCAAAATACAAAAACCAATACAGCAAACATACTTCCTTTAGCACAACTTGATTATACACGTCCTATTGGGGATAAGAAAATGTTTGAGTCCGGGCTGAAATTTTCGATGCGAAAAATTGACAATGATTTCTATGCTGACACCTTGAATTATAATGCAGAAACCTATGATGTTGATAGGAGTTTAACAAATAATTTTATTTACTCTGAAATCATCAATGCGGCTTATGTCAACTATTCTCAGGAATTTACATGGTTTAAGGTCAAAGCCGGAGTGAGGGCAGAACAATCGATTATCAACGGAGATCAAAAGGTTGGCAATCTAACTTTTGCAAGGAAATATATTAATTTATTTCCTTCTTTGTTTTTAACAAAAGAGATAACAAAAGGTCAGGATTTTCAGCTCAGTTACAGCAGAAGAATTAACCGACCATGGATTCACGCACTAAATCCATTTGCAGAGCAATCTGACCCTTATAATCTACGCAAGGGAAATCCCTACTTGAACCCCGAGCTCATTGATGCCTATGAAGCTACGTATTTTATAACAAAGAAGGGAGATTTTATTTCAGGTACTGCTTATTACAGGCAAGTTAACGATGTGTTTCAACGTTTTAGGATGGTGGATGATCGTGGCGTTGCCACAATGACTACAACCAATTTGGATGTGTCCAGAAATATTGGTTTAGAAGGAATTGTGAGAAAGAAAATCAAGGATTTTAGTGCAACCTTAAATTTGAATCTATTCAGAAATCAAGTTTCAGGCAATTTGATGAATTCTGCTGCGTCTGCCATCAACTATTCTTGGTTTAGTAAACTGCTTACGACATATAAAATTAATAAGAATATTGATGTACAAGCATCCTATTTTTTCAGGGGCAAGGTTACCACAGTTCAGGGTACCATGAAACCCATGCACAACTTAGATTTAGGATTTAAGATGGATATAATGAAAAAGCGTGGGACGATTGCGGTTAATTTTACGGATGTGTTTAATACACGCCAATTTTCAATAATAAGCAATGGTTCTAATTTTGAGAGCGAATCTACATGGAAATGGCAATCCAGAGTTTTGACAGTCAATTTTACCTATAAATTTGGCACACTTAAGAACGATTTTGAAAGTAAAAAGACCAAACGAAGAATGGATGATGGCGGTGGTGATGATATGGATTTCTAA
- a CDS encoding universal stress protein yields the protein MEIKKILVPYEGSPSSEIALKKAVLTAKIFDAEITVVFVVTDSTAAAMAEKVKEVTVDKYQNSGVRMNFVQRKGRIYKEITALEREIGADLIMMGTHGAKGFQESWIGTNAFRVVSSSQCPVLTMQEFPYPDTFQKILLPLNDTDQTRQKIPMVTQLARGFDAEVVIFCVSARKDETTIQKLRMYAKQAKDYLDKHRVSSTYAEKFGQNVADACVEFAKENGVDLISIMTETETTNSFFMGTYAQQLVHHSSIPVLSVHARSLTLEGAVFAS from the coding sequence ATGGAAATTAAAAAAATACTAGTCCCCTACGAAGGTTCACCTTCATCAGAGATTGCACTAAAAAAAGCAGTTTTAACAGCCAAGATTTTTGATGCTGAAATTACCGTTGTATTTGTAGTAACAGATTCAACTGCCGCAGCAATGGCAGAAAAAGTTAAAGAAGTGACAGTTGACAAATACCAAAACAGCGGAGTAAGAATGAATTTTGTTCAGAGAAAGGGCAGGATATACAAAGAAATTACAGCCCTTGAAAGAGAAATCGGAGCTGATTTAATCATGATGGGCACCCACGGTGCCAAAGGTTTTCAGGAAAGTTGGATTGGAACTAACGCCTTTCGTGTGGTGAGCTCATCCCAATGTCCGGTGTTGACTATGCAAGAGTTCCCTTATCCGGATACTTTTCAAAAAATCTTACTCCCACTCAACGATACCGACCAAACCCGTCAAAAAATCCCGATGGTTACACAGTTGGCAAGAGGATTTGATGCAGAAGTTGTGATTTTTTGCGTGAGTGCAAGAAAAGACGAAACTACAATTCAGAAACTTAGAATGTATGCAAAACAAGCCAAAGATTATTTGGACAAACACAGAGTTTCTAGTACCTATGCAGAAAAATTTGGGCAGAATGTTGCCGATGCTTGTGTTGAATTTGCAAAAGAAAATGGCGTAGATTTAATTTCAATCATGACAGAAACTGAAACAACCAATAGTTTCTTCATGGGAACCTATGCACAGCAACTTGTGCATCATTCTTCCATACCTGTTTTGTCTGTGCATGCACGTTCGCTAACTCTTGAAGGAGCCGTGTTTGCTTCGTAG
- a CDS encoding CoA transferase subunit B, with product MALTKEQIAQRIAKELQDGYYVNLGIGIPTLVANYIPKGIEVVLQSENGLLGIGPFPYEGEEDADLINAGKQTVTTVKGSAFFDSALSFGMIRAGKVNLTVLGAMEVSDNGDIASWKIPGKMVKGMGGAMDLVASAKNIIVAMQHTNKAGESKLLKKCTLPITGLACVKRVVTELGFFNINENGFELIEIAPGVTVDEVISKTEGRLTIAKSLKTIEL from the coding sequence ATGGCACTTACAAAAGAACAAATAGCACAAAGGATTGCAAAAGAACTTCAGGACGGATATTATGTAAATCTCGGTATCGGAATACCTACTTTAGTAGCCAACTATATACCCAAAGGTATTGAGGTGGTACTTCAATCAGAAAACGGGCTGTTGGGCATCGGTCCTTTTCCCTACGAAGGAGAGGAGGATGCAGATTTAATCAATGCCGGCAAACAAACAGTTACAACAGTCAAAGGGTCTGCATTCTTTGATTCCGCTTTGAGTTTTGGGATGATTCGGGCAGGCAAAGTGAATTTGACAGTATTGGGTGCAATGGAAGTGAGTGATAATGGAGATATTGCAAGTTGGAAAATTCCGGGCAAAATGGTCAAAGGAATGGGAGGGGCTATGGACTTGGTGGCTTCTGCCAAAAATATTATTGTTGCTATGCAGCATACAAATAAAGCCGGTGAGTCAAAATTGCTGAAGAAATGTACATTGCCCATCACAGGATTGGCTTGTGTGAAAAGAGTTGTAACTGAATTAGGATTTTTTAATATCAATGAAAATGGATTTGAACTCATTGAAATTGCGCCCGGAGTTACTGTTGATGAAGTAATATCCAAGACAGAGGGACGCCTGACTATTGCAAAATCACTTAAAACGATTGAATTGTAA
- a CDS encoding CoA transferase subunit A, with protein sequence MNKVYKNADEAISDIQSGTTLMLGGFGLCGLPENCIAALVKKGVNNLTCISNNAGVDDFGIGLMLQKRQVKKMIASYVGENAEFERQLLSGELEVELVPQGTLATRCMAAGYGMPAFFTPAGVGTEVAEGKEVREFDGKKYLLEHAFKAEFAIVKAWKGDTHGNLIYKETARNFNPVMAMAGVITIAEVEHLLPAGELDPDMIHTPGIYVNRIFQGTDYQKRIEQRTTRKRI encoded by the coding sequence ATGAATAAAGTATATAAAAATGCTGATGAGGCTATTTCTGACATTCAATCCGGTACAACCTTAATGCTCGGTGGTTTCGGACTCTGTGGCTTGCCGGAGAACTGTATAGCAGCTTTGGTGAAAAAAGGTGTCAATAATTTGACATGTATATCAAACAATGCCGGGGTGGACGATTTTGGCATAGGCTTGATGTTACAAAAAAGACAAGTCAAAAAAATGATTGCTTCGTATGTGGGCGAGAACGCAGAATTTGAAAGACAACTTTTGTCGGGCGAATTAGAAGTTGAGCTTGTTCCTCAAGGCACACTTGCAACCCGTTGTATGGCTGCCGGTTATGGAATGCCCGCATTTTTTACTCCGGCAGGTGTGGGAACTGAGGTTGCCGAAGGGAAAGAAGTAAGAGAGTTTGATGGAAAAAAATATTTGCTCGAACATGCCTTCAAAGCTGAATTTGCGATTGTGAAAGCATGGAAAGGAGATACGCACGGCAACTTGATATATAAAGAAACCGCTCGCAATTTTAATCCGGTGATGGCAATGGCAGGAGTCATTACCATTGCGGAAGTAGAACACTTATTACCTGCCGGAGAGTTAGACCCCGATATGATTCACACACCCGGTATTTACGTAAATAGAATTTTCCAAGGTACTGATTACCAAAAAAGAATTGAGCAAAGAACAACAAGAAAAAGAATTTAG
- a CDS encoding GDP-L-fucose synthase, which produces MEEKSKIYIAGHRGMVGSALKRQLEKLGFHNFILRTSAELDLRSQQAVADFFLNEKPEYVFLAAAKVGGIVANNTYRADFIYDNIQIQTNIIHQSYLNGVKKLMFFGSSCIYPKWAEQPLREESLLTGVLEPTNEPYAIAKIAGIKMCEAYRDQYGCNFISVMPTNLYGLNDNYHPQNSHVLPALIRKFHEAKQNQAPFVEIWGTGTPRREFLFADDLASAAVFLMLNYHEKGFVNIGCGEDLSIQELAQIVQNVIGYKGSLQFDTSKPDGTPRKLMNVEKLFSQGWRPKFSLEEGIAIAYKDFVERYA; this is translated from the coding sequence ATGGAAGAAAAGTCCAAAATATATATCGCTGGTCACCGAGGCATGGTGGGGTCTGCGCTAAAGCGACAATTAGAGAAACTGGGATTTCACAATTTTATCTTGCGAACTTCTGCTGAATTAGACTTAAGAAGTCAGCAAGCTGTGGCAGATTTCTTCCTAAATGAAAAACCGGAGTATGTATTCTTGGCAGCGGCAAAAGTGGGCGGAATTGTTGCCAACAACACCTATCGTGCTGATTTTATTTATGATAACATTCAAATTCAAACCAATATTATCCATCAATCCTATTTGAACGGGGTAAAAAAACTCATGTTCTTTGGTTCCTCTTGTATTTATCCCAAATGGGCAGAACAACCGCTCAGGGAAGAGAGTTTATTAACCGGAGTATTGGAACCCACAAATGAACCTTATGCTATAGCAAAAATTGCAGGTATCAAAATGTGCGAAGCGTACCGCGATCAATATGGTTGCAATTTTATCAGTGTGATGCCAACAAATCTGTATGGGTTGAACGACAATTATCACCCACAAAACAGTCATGTGCTGCCGGCACTCATACGTAAATTCCATGAAGCCAAACAAAACCAAGCACCTTTTGTTGAAATTTGGGGAACCGGCACACCCAGAAGAGAGTTCCTATTTGCAGATGATTTGGCTAGTGCTGCAGTCTTTCTGATGTTAAATTATCATGAAAAAGGTTTTGTCAATATTGGTTGTGGCGAAGATTTATCAATTCAGGAACTTGCTCAAATTGTACAAAATGTTATTGGATATAAGGGCAGTTTGCAATTTGACACAAGCAAACCAGACGGAACACCGCGCAAACTCATGAATGTAGAAAAATTGTTTTCACAAGGTTGGAGACCAAAATTCAGTCTTGAGGAAGGTATCGCAATCGCTTATAAAGACTTTGTGGAAAGATACGCTTGA
- a CDS encoding thioredoxin family protein: protein MKSRFVIFFFTLVVFLASCKKEPLFDPSKSNIPDQNNFDELERATLKGVSLIYFYNSWDKNSADLLPKLESVAQKPEFDSVYFAKVDFDKNQNIARYYVVRGFPVVILLKDGVEKIRYESSDHSQEKIEKGLKSLL, encoded by the coding sequence ATGAAATCAAGATTTGTAATTTTCTTTTTTACTTTGGTCGTGTTTCTGGCGTCTTGTAAGAAAGAGCCTCTGTTTGACCCAAGCAAGAGTAATATCCCTGACCAAAATAACTTTGATGAACTTGAGAGAGCAACCCTGAAAGGTGTTTCACTCATCTATTTCTATAATTCGTGGGACAAGAATAGTGCGGACTTATTGCCGAAATTGGAATCTGTTGCACAGAAACCGGAATTTGATTCAGTGTATTTTGCAAAAGTGGATTTTGATAAGAATCAAAATATTGCCAGATACTATGTAGTACGCGGTTTTCCGGTAGTCATTCTTTTAAAAGACGGAGTTGAAAAAATCAGATATGAGAGCAGCGACCATTCACAAGAAAAAATTGAGAAAGGTCTGAAAAGTTTGCTATAA
- the pnuC gene encoding nicotinamide riboside transporter PnuC — protein sequence MDFFSNPIEVASVFCSLVFIAGVARQKIWAWAFGIVGSFLACILFFQEKLYSESYLQGLYIVLGFYGWWKWRILQKLTVNHSVHRAVISELPLGIHVAFLIIGFALTLLTGWYFGHYTQAHYPYLDAFTTIFAIIATILEARKVLSCWYYWLVVNPVSVTLYIIKDLQLYTVLGIVFSLMSVWGLVSWRRAMRIY from the coding sequence ATGGATTTCTTCTCAAATCCCATTGAAGTTGCGTCTGTGTTTTGCTCCTTGGTGTTTATTGCCGGTGTGGCAAGACAAAAGATTTGGGCATGGGCTTTTGGTATTGTTGGATCATTTCTGGCTTGTATTCTCTTTTTTCAGGAAAAACTTTATTCTGAATCATACTTGCAAGGTTTGTATATTGTCTTAGGTTTTTATGGTTGGTGGAAATGGAGGATATTGCAAAAACTGACCGTCAATCATTCTGTACACAGAGCTGTCATCAGTGAATTGCCTTTGGGTATACATGTTGCTTTTCTGATTATCGGTTTTGCTTTGACTTTGCTTACAGGGTGGTATTTTGGACATTACACACAGGCTCACTACCCTTATTTGGATGCTTTCACAACAATTTTCGCCATTATTGCCACTATATTAGAAGCACGCAAGGTGCTCTCATGTTGGTATTATTGGCTTGTTGTCAATCCGGTTTCTGTTACTTTATATATTATTAAAGATTTGCAGCTATATACAGTGTTGGGAATTGTTTTTTCGCTCATGTCTGTATGGGGCTTAGTTTCGTGGAGAAGGGCAATGAGGATATACTAA
- a CDS encoding gliding motility-associated C-terminal domain-containing protein gives MHEWAKSFTAKQNSANSHNTVWGLDIDSNDNSYVVGICRDSFFIDTFKIGVGSQLHHNFGFTAKVNTDGEVQWVRTLYTKRMVAKGDAISLHLSNIRVLTSNRIVVYGRVYNASNSDSVAVLLSPNDSLVSGAGTDMIFIAEYDSLGRLTYYQKIVNAYSAGALNFTGLLEKDKDNNVMLALVMREGTIYTRNAGTSFSENFMTSLLLKYSPNFDSLIWVKQPVTSQTSNSQPFHILKIRADLHGNLYVVSKFSESTREINGVTYSTNLPNNGTAKGFLMVYDSVGNVLFADFLHNKLKQQDNIADIIAIDTGNIYMVGYVEDTLIRNGVSYYVTKGLPPDIPQPNSTTVFPYVIKMSLSQVDWVRMPQKKISLSSTFSRNIYSDVIRTDFRGNIYTKFEYGYNNNIAIGELADTLIAQSQSRIAMFVKFDTLGNALWLKSGVAATDMSPNSRSELVYCGSYNGQLELDPFILNSHNSQRTSGFLAKITDYSITRGEVLSGPYCAGDTFLVPYSKMGNYDTANYFIAELSDENGNFEGGERELGRIKSTEDSTITGRLPLFQVASSGNYRIRVRSTHPPVQSFYKLDSLRLLIYSRDKADPGGAETVCYGDSFQLKTFGGTAWQWTPAYNMDDSTSRTPFIIPDKDTVYRIVISDSSGCGEADTAYKRIYVRPHPRIITDSLINICLREEINLIASFTQGDTSGFRWTWYNTNDLSSWQELKTDSFALTDTILFTFPDTSAITHFALVLEDGCSTLQDTAYIVARPTSPLLADITDSLDNILSEVKGCSGQTLTFVAKGTGGLPSVYTYSWTGTPDLTLSNSDSAVVSVQLFNPGTSDNVQQLRLVMTDGCMPSDTADITLRIRPKLSVQMFDQDYAPANDTSVCSGSELKFFAKGIGGVEEDYEFTWLLDNEEISKGDSVEINSKDFKNPDAILTLILSDDCSVLADTQKINLHTLPELKAEFSAPDTICLGEEISLTAQGFGGVENQYQFTWLHKKDDESLEVLKNADTLDLNSKALISESQYSQFNTREIFLVLRDNCSSPNDTFSRKIIIRPELSLTLSSSTICADPNATLTANPKGGNPNSYSINWFDKNGNPLGNGLTQTVSPEGFDKFSATLSDNCSSESATAEIKVDRVPELLTLENTPSEGCEPLPVDFTLQTNYPDKYGFTLSFGNGDSTHTFEIPPTLHYTYPHAGHFIPLLTLITAGGCQAQVSGQAIEVYPKPFADFGYQPEEPDMDNPLVSFQNRSTGAVSYQWDIAPFGTFTDENPIVTYSDTGYHNVRLIAVSSHGCRDTSDSRLYIKTNYRVFFPSAFSPNGDGLNDTFKPLVRGFSELDFKVYSRWGELLFHSRSDEAWDGSSQGVQVPNGVYAFTLRVVNVFGETQFFTGTVTVVR, from the coding sequence ATGCACGAGTGGGCAAAGTCTTTTACGGCAAAGCAAAATTCTGCCAATTCCCACAACACCGTATGGGGGCTGGACATTGACAGCAACGACAATTCCTATGTTGTGGGGATATGTAGGGATTCGTTTTTTATAGACACCTTTAAAATAGGAGTGGGAAGCCAGCTACACCACAATTTTGGTTTTACAGCAAAAGTAAATACAGACGGAGAGGTGCAATGGGTGCGCACCCTGTATACCAAACGAATGGTTGCTAAGGGTGACGCAATTAGTTTACACTTGTCTAACATACGTGTGCTTACTTCCAACAGAATCGTAGTGTACGGACGAGTGTATAACGCTTCTAATTCCGATAGTGTTGCGGTACTATTAAGCCCAAATGACAGTCTTGTTTCCGGGGCGGGTACTGATATGATTTTTATAGCCGAGTACGACAGTCTTGGGAGACTAACCTATTATCAGAAAATAGTGAATGCTTACAGCGCTGGGGCACTTAACTTTACAGGCTTATTGGAAAAAGATAAGGATAACAATGTGATGCTGGCTCTTGTTATGAGAGAGGGTACTATTTATACACGAAACGCAGGCACATCATTTTCAGAAAACTTTATGACCTCTTTGCTTTTAAAATACTCGCCCAATTTTGACTCTCTTATTTGGGTAAAACAACCTGTAACAAGTCAAACGAGTAATAGTCAGCCGTTTCATATCTTAAAAATTCGTGCAGATTTGCACGGCAACCTTTATGTTGTTTCTAAATTCAGTGAAAGCACAAGAGAAATTAACGGTGTGACGTATAGTACGAATTTGCCCAATAATGGTACGGCAAAAGGTTTTCTTATGGTCTATGATTCGGTGGGGAATGTGCTGTTTGCGGATTTTCTTCATAACAAACTGAAGCAGCAAGATAATATAGCGGATATAATAGCCATTGACACAGGGAATATTTACATGGTGGGGTATGTAGAGGATACACTGATAAGAAATGGTGTGTCGTACTATGTTACCAAAGGATTGCCTCCTGATATCCCCCAGCCGAATTCTACAACAGTATTTCCTTATGTTATAAAAATGAGCCTGTCGCAGGTGGACTGGGTAAGAATGCCACAAAAGAAAATATCCCTTTCTAGTACATTTTCCAGAAATATTTATTCAGATGTAATCCGAACAGACTTTAGGGGGAATATATACACAAAATTTGAATACGGGTACAACAACAACATTGCAATCGGGGAACTCGCTGATACGTTGATCGCACAATCACAATCTAGAATAGCTATGTTTGTCAAATTTGATACCCTTGGCAATGCCCTCTGGCTAAAATCAGGTGTTGCCGCAACAGATATGTCCCCAAATTCACGTAGTGAATTGGTTTATTGCGGATCGTATAACGGACAGTTAGAATTAGACCCATTCATACTTAATTCTCATAATTCTCAACGGACCTCAGGTTTCCTCGCCAAAATCACCGACTACTCCATCACTCGCGGAGAAGTTCTATCGGGACCATATTGTGCTGGGGATACTTTCCTAGTGCCTTACAGCAAAATGGGCAACTACGACACCGCCAATTATTTCATAGCGGAGTTGAGCGATGAGAACGGCAACTTCGAAGGCGGGGAGAGAGAACTTGGTCGAATAAAATCCACCGAAGACAGCACTATTACAGGCAGATTGCCCTTGTTCCAAGTAGCCAGCTCCGGCAATTATAGGATAAGAGTAAGAAGCACCCACCCTCCCGTACAGAGTTTTTACAAGTTAGACAGCTTACGTTTATTGATTTACTCCCGCGATAAAGCTGACCCGGGCGGAGCAGAAACGGTTTGCTATGGCGACAGTTTTCAGCTAAAAACCTTTGGCGGTACAGCGTGGCAATGGACTCCGGCATACAACATGGACGACAGTACGTCCCGAACCCCCTTTATTATCCCTGACAAAGACACAGTTTATCGCATCGTAATCAGCGACAGCTCCGGCTGTGGAGAAGCGGACACAGCATACAAACGCATCTATGTACGTCCCCACCCAAGAATTATTACAGACAGTCTAATCAACATTTGTTTGAGAGAGGAAATAAATCTCATCGCTTCCTTTACGCAAGGTGATACGAGCGGTTTCAGGTGGACATGGTACAACACCAATGATTTGAGCAGTTGGCAGGAGCTAAAAACGGACTCATTCGCCCTGACAGACACCATTCTGTTCACTTTCCCCGACACATCCGCCATAACACATTTTGCATTGGTATTAGAAGACGGTTGCTCGACTCTACAAGATACGGCATACATTGTTGCCCGCCCTACATCCCCTCTTTTAGCGGACATAACGGACAGTTTGGACAATATTTTAAGCGAAGTCAAAGGCTGTTCAGGACAAACCTTAACCTTTGTCGCCAAAGGGACAGGAGGTTTGCCGTCCGTCTACACATACAGTTGGACAGGCACACCGGACTTGACCCTCAGCAATTCGGACAGCGCAGTTGTCAGCGTGCAGCTATTTAATCCCGGCACGAGCGACAATGTCCAACAACTCCGGCTCGTCATGACAGACGGCTGCATGCCCTCCGACACAGCTGATATCACGTTGCGAATCCGTCCCAAATTATCCGTTCAAATGTTCGATCAAGACTACGCCCCTGCAAATGACACATCCGTTTGCTCAGGAAGTGAATTAAAATTCTTTGCAAAAGGAATAGGTGGAGTTGAAGAAGACTATGAATTTACTTGGCTTTTAGACAATGAGGAAATTTCAAAAGGAGATTCAGTTGAAATCAACTCCAAAGACTTTAAAAATCCGGATGCTATTTTGACTTTAATTTTGAGTGACGATTGCTCAGTATTAGCTGATACTCAAAAAATCAATTTACATACTCTTCCGGAACTCAAAGCTGAATTTTCAGCACCGGATACAATCTGTTTAGGCGAGGAAATTTCCCTCACAGCACAAGGTTTTGGGGGAGTTGAAAATCAATATCAATTTACTTGGCTTCACAAAAAAGATGACGAAAGTTTGGAAGTACTCAAAAACGCTGATACACTTGATTTGAATAGCAAAGCGCTAATTTCAGAAAGCCAATATTCACAATTTAACACCCGAGAAATCTTTTTAGTTTTAAGAGATAATTGCAGCTCTCCGAATGATACTTTTTCGAGGAAAATAATCATCCGACCTGAACTCAGTTTAACACTTTCAAGCTCAACAATTTGCGCTGACCCAAATGCAACCCTAACCGCAAATCCAAAAGGCGGAAATCCAAATTCTTATTCAATAAATTGGTTTGATAAAAACGGAAATCCACTTGGAAATGGACTAACGCAAACTGTTTCTCCAGAAGGCTTTGATAAGTTTAGCGCAACACTTTCTGATAACTGTTCAAGCGAAAGTGCAACCGCTGAAATCAAAGTTGATAGAGTTCCAGAATTACTAACTTTAGAAAACACTCCAAGCGAAGGCTGCGAGCCGCTTCCTGTAGATTTTACATTACAAACCAATTATCCTGACAAATATGGTTTTACCCTCAGCTTTGGCAACGGAGACTCCACCCACACGTTTGAAATTCCACCTACGCTGCATTACACATATCCCCACGCAGGACACTTCATTCCCTTACTCACACTGATAACCGCAGGTGGCTGCCAAGCACAAGTGAGCGGACAAGCCATAGAAGTCTATCCCAAACCCTTTGCAGACTTCGGCTATCAGCCCGAAGAACCGGATATGGACAATCCCTTGGTGAGTTTTCAGAACCGCAGCACGGGAGCGGTGTCATATCAATGGGACATAGCACCCTTTGGCACGTTTACGGACGAGAACCCAATTGTAACTTATAGCGACACCGGCTATCACAACGTTCGGCTGATTGCAGTGAGCAGCCACGGCTGCCGCGACACGTCAGACTCTCGACTTTACATCAAAACTAACTACCGCGTATTCTTCCCAAGTGCGTTCTCTCCCAACGGAGACGGTTTGAATGACACGTTCAAACCCCTTGTGCGCGGGTTCTCTGAATTAGACTTCAAGGTATACAGCCGCTGGGGCGAACTGTTGTTCCACAGCCGCTCAGACGAGGCATGGGATGGCAGCAGTCAGGGCGTTCAAGTGCCGAACGGAGTGTATGCCTTCACCCTGCGTGTGGTCAACGTTTTCGGAGAAACACAGTTCTTTACAGGAACGGTTACGGTGGTGAGATAA